A genome region from Vulpes lagopus strain Blue_001 chromosome 7, ASM1834538v1, whole genome shotgun sequence includes the following:
- the SHROOM1 gene encoding protein Shroom1 has product MEAPGPGGDRASPASSTRSLDLRRLSARADSAYSSFSAASVAPEPRTPSPGTDLLPYLDWDYVRVVWGGPGPAGSLRTSAQPRPAAAARTGPRPPEVQGPPGPLSRQATPLLFALAAEAEAAAAAAARLEEPPSPPASRAAYRQRLQGAQRRVLRETSFQRKELRMSLPARLRPAAPARPPAAHPRSASLSHPAGGGGEVEPARPGATAARANVGRGRLATQQRKWCFSEPGELDRVGRGGGSAGERSGEAGEAACSSGLARPGAQEQERRVLAEFQGHQTRWLPESPPRGTEDPEPGSAKLGDAYRPSGRSQSASGEVLAPWGGPGGVMPIVQAVPQGAETPRPLLQAQLARFLTQKEAAVVCSAVYPQSSPADCEQRASETCIGCTRLPSLPDDEVFLEEVPLAKMRSPLDTHTCPESPTSIHVSDQRYGTGSGQMADQATVPPEHPLHEHPETARADDCHQRIHGSVGVSGTIYYRPPGTANGDIATFHTNGLLTIDSLAATESDPLKPLPVDVLGPPSNNTPGAPGCTAEALAAGQPGSRPTWPSPRLEELVQELARLDPSMSDTLTSCPSPEPPLDLLDGLIPLAEVWAAMRPACKEAGKEAAGSPEPGCSQLLPTSQEETRFENQTTRSVPDQACGEHLPDPNSSIQAKKMELADLLQTMLRNLRAEQEQLHQAAQAWARRGAALEAAVGQACAPRDLERFSRFMADIERVLGLLLLLGSRLARVRRALARAGADSDPDEQASLLQRLGLLQRQQEDAKELKEHVARRERALREVLVQALPPEELSAYHSLLVGKAAVLAQQRSLDERVRLLQDQLDAVRSDLGPHPLPPRLAWPPEACLPDKPPFLPPLI; this is encoded by the exons ATggaggccccagggcctgggggcgaCCGCGCCTCCCCAGCCTCGTCCACCCGCAGCCTGGACCTGCGGCGGCTGTCCGCGCGCGCCGACTCGGCCTACAGCTCCTTCTCCGCGGCCTCCGTTGCCCCCGAGCCGCGCACGCCGTCGCCTGGGACCGACCTCCTCCCTTACCTAGACTGGGACTACGTGCGCGTGGTGTGGGGTGGCCCGGGCCCCGCCGGCAGCCTTCGCACCTCCGCGCAGCCCcggcccgcggccgccgcgcgcACTGGGCCGCGGCCGCCCGAGGTCcaggggccgccggggccgctcAGCCGGCAGGCCACCCCGCTGCTCTTTGCGCTGGCGGCcgaggcggaggcggcggcggcggcggcggcgcggctgGAGGAGCCGCCCAGCCCACCGGCCTCGCGGGCCGCGTACCGCCAGCGGCTGCAGGGCGCCCAGCGGCGAGTGCTCCGGGAGACGTCCTTCCAGCGCAAGGAGCTCCGCATGAGCCTGCCCGCCCGCCTgcggcccgccgcccccgcgcggcCCCCCGCGGCGCACCCGCGCTCCGCCTCGCTCAGCCAcccggccggcgggggcggggaggtggagcccgcgcgccccggggccaCCGCCGCCAGGGCAAACGTGGGCCGGGGGCGCCTCGCCACCCAGCAGCGGAAGTGGTGCTTCTCCGAGCCCGGGGAGCTAGATCGCGTGGGGCGGGGCGGTGGGTCGGCAGGGGAACGCTCCGGTGAGGCCGGTGAGGCCGCCTGCAGTTCTGGCCTCGCCAGGCCCGGGGCCCAGGAGCAGGAGCGGAGGGTGCTGGCGGAATTCCAAGGCCACCAGACCAGATGGCTGCCTGAGTCGCCGCCCCGAGGCACGGAGGACCCAGAACCCGGGTCCGCGAAGCTTGGTGACGCCTATAGGCCCTCCGGTCGGAGCCAGAGCGCGTCAGGGGAAGTCTTGGCTCCCTGGGGAGGTCCAGGAGGGGTCATGCCCATTGTCCAG GCTGTTCCCCAAGGAGCAGAAACCCCCAGACCATTGCTTCAGGCCCAACTTGCCAG GTTCCTGACTCAGAAGGAAGCTGCAGTGGTGTGTTCTGCAGTGTACCCCCAAAGTAGTCCTGCTGACTGTGAACAGAGGGCCTCAGAGACATGCATTGGGTGTACCCGGCTCCCATCCCTTCCAGATGATGAGGTTTTCCTGGAAGAAGTCCCCCTGGCCAAAATGAGATCACCTCTAGACACCCATACCTGCCCAGAAAGCCCAACCAG TATCCATGTCTCTGACCAGCGGTATGGAACTGGCTCAGGCCAGATGGCTGACCAGGCTACAGTCCCCCCAGAGCATCCCCTCCATGAACACCCAGAGACTGCAAGGGCAGATGACTGCCACCAGAGGATACATGGTTCTGTGGGTGTCTCTGGGACCATATACTATAGGCCCCCTGGGACTGCAAATGGTGACATAGCAACCTTTCACACCAATGGACTGCTGACCATTGACTCACTTGCAGCTACAGAGAGTGACCCGCTCAAACCTCTCCCAGTTGATGTCCTGGGACCTCCAAGCAACAATACCCCAGGAGCTCCTGGCTGTACTGCCGAGGCTTTGGCCGCTGGCCAGCCCGGTTCTAGGCCAACATGGCCCAGTCCTCGCCTTGAGGAGCTGGTTCAGGAGCTGGCCAGACTGGATCCCTCTATGAGTGACACTCTCACTTCCTGTCCCAGCCCAGAGCCACCCCTGGACCTGCTAGATGGGCTGATTCCTTTAGCCGAGGTCTGGGCTGCAATGAGGCCAGCCTGTAAGGAGGCTGGGAAAGAGGCTGCTGGTAGTCCTGAGCCAGG CTGCAGCCAGCTCCTGCCAACTTCTCAGGAGGAGACAAGGTTTGAAAACCAGACCACCCGCTCTGTGCCTGACCAGGCCTGTGGCGAGCATCTCCCTGATCCAAATAGCAGCATCCAAGCCAAGAAG ATGGAGCTAGCCGACCTCCTTCAAACGATGCTGCGGAACCTTCGGGCCGAGCAGGAGCAGCTGCACCAGGCGGCCCAGGCTTGGGCCAGGCGCGGGGCTGCTCTGGAGGCCGCGGTGGGGCAGGCCTGCGCTCCCCGTGACCTAGAGCGGTTCAGCAGGTTCATGGCCGACATAGAGCGTGTGCTtggcctgctgctgctgctgggcagTCGCCTGGCCCGGGTGCGGCGCGCCCTGGCCCGGGCGGGTGCGGACAGCGACCCAGACGAGCAG GCCTCTCTGCTGCAGCGCCTGGGGCTCCTGCAGCGGCAGCAGGAAGATGCCAAGGAGCTGAAGGAGCACGTGGCGCGGCGCGAACGGGCCCTGCGTGAGGTGCTGGTGCAGGCCTTGCCCCCCGAGGAGCTGAGCGCCTATCACTCCCTGCTGGTCGGCAAGGCGGCCGTCCTGGCCCAGCAGCGCAGCCTGGATGAGCGGGTCCGGCTCCTTCAGGACCAGCTCGACGCAGTCAGGAGCGACCTTGGCCCTcatcccctgcctcccaggctggCCTGGCCCCCGGAGGCCTGTCTTCCTGATAAACCGCCCTTCCTGCCACCCCTCATCTAA